In the genome of Desulfuromonas sp. DDH964, one region contains:
- a CDS encoding IS3 family transposase, whose protein sequence is MSQTISLGADRPYGVQRVCAIWEQARSSFYHASRPVAPAVLKRRGPRPLISDENLLALIRDDLAASPFTGEGHRKVWGRLRYRDGHRVPRKRVLRLMRENHLLSPHRGRPKAAKTHDGKIITLAPNLMWGTDGTRVFTLDEGWVWIFTAVEHWNAECVGWHVCKTGDRYAALQPLSMALSRLYGSVEKGIARGLSLRMDHGPQYLSDHFQNQIKFWGITPSFAFVAEPQTNGVAERFNRTLKEQAIYGRVFRNVDDVRNAVKTFVELYNSEWRVEKNGFRSPDEIRQAA, encoded by the coding sequence ATGAGCCAAACGATCTCCCTGGGAGCCGACAGGCCCTACGGCGTTCAACGGGTTTGCGCTATCTGGGAGCAGGCTCGCTCCTCGTTCTACCATGCCTCGCGCCCGGTTGCGCCAGCGGTTCTCAAACGTCGTGGCCCAAGGCCGTTAATCAGCGACGAGAACCTGTTGGCTCTGATCCGTGATGACCTGGCCGCCTCTCCGTTCACGGGCGAGGGGCACCGCAAGGTCTGGGGGCGGTTACGCTACCGCGATGGCCACCGCGTGCCACGCAAACGGGTTCTGCGGCTCATGCGCGAGAACCATCTGCTTTCTCCGCACCGGGGTCGTCCCAAGGCCGCCAAGACGCATGATGGCAAGATCATCACCCTGGCCCCCAACCTGATGTGGGGCACCGATGGTACTCGCGTCTTCACTCTTGACGAGGGCTGGGTCTGGATCTTTACCGCCGTGGAGCACTGGAACGCCGAATGCGTCGGCTGGCATGTGTGTAAGACCGGCGACCGTTATGCCGCCCTTCAACCGCTGTCCATGGCCCTGAGCCGCCTTTACGGCAGCGTAGAAAAAGGAATTGCCCGAGGGCTATCCCTGCGTATGGATCATGGCCCCCAGTACCTCTCCGACCATTTTCAGAACCAAATCAAGTTCTGGGGGATCACTCCCAGCTTTGCCTTCGTTGCCGAACCTCAGACCAACGGAGTGGCCGAACGGTTCAATCGCACCTTGAAAGAGCAAGCCATCTATGGCCGAGTATTCCGCAATGTCGATGATGTTCGCAACGCAGTAAAAACCTTCGTTGAGCTTTACAACAGCGAATGGCGTGTCGAGAAAAACGGCTTCAGGTCGCCCGACGAAATCCGTCAGGCGGCATAA
- a CDS encoding transposase, whose translation MTKQNQNETVTGPLAEGQRWSAARKREVVLRLLRGESVDELSRELSIEIYRLEQWREKALAGIDESLKKRQNDPVQAELNQAMRRIGELTMENELLWERVKKPGPLAKRRSSK comes from the coding sequence ATGACCAAACAGAACCAGAACGAAACCGTTACAGGGCCGTTGGCCGAGGGACAACGCTGGAGTGCTGCCCGCAAGCGTGAAGTTGTCCTGCGTCTGCTGCGGGGCGAATCGGTGGACGAGCTGTCCCGCGAGCTGAGTATTGAGATCTACCGCCTGGAGCAGTGGCGGGAGAAAGCGTTGGCCGGGATCGATGAGTCGCTGAAAAAGCGCCAGAACGATCCCGTTCAGGCGGAACTCAACCAGGCCATGCGCCGGATCGGCGAGTTGACCATGGAGAACGAACTGCTGTGGGAACGGGTTAAAAAACCCGGCCCTTTAGCCAAACGGAGGTCGTCGAAATGA
- a CDS encoding c-type cytochrome gives MMSRYLLLPFLLFSALALTQTAAADEAQARELLNAQGCKGCHRLGGEGGTVGPDLTGVGARLSREQLRQQLLDPRSRNSDGSMPAFNHLPANDIETLVDFLAELR, from the coding sequence ATGATGTCACGCTACCTGTTGCTCCCCTTCCTGCTCTTTTCCGCCCTGGCCCTGACCCAGACGGCAGCGGCCGATGAGGCCCAGGCCCGAGAGCTTCTCAACGCGCAGGGGTGCAAGGGCTGTCACCGCCTCGGCGGTGAGGGGGGGACGGTCGGGCCAGACCTGACGGGGGTGGGCGCGAGATTGTCCCGGGAACAGCTCCGGCAACAGCTCCTCGACCCGCGCAGCCGCAACAGCGACGGCAGCATGCCAGCCTTCAACCACCTCCCGGCCAATGACATCGAAACCCTTGTCGATTTCCTCGCCGAACTCCGCTAA
- a CDS encoding acetate uptake transporter translates to MPETSRHEPQLSLPPAPLALLFLGATASLYGLHNCGLFTLDPRLLGTGLFYGGIGLVLTGIADWRHHSPLGAVVGIAYGLFWLSLLGMIALPAAGYGHSPATISTGAYLAIWGLFTAVLFVGVEQGGRGLQATLGLLLASLLLLAVGELGAAPLPRMAGGWLALAAGVVALHNGTLRLLFEAGRRRQTATRTPVGTP, encoded by the coding sequence ATGCCTGAAACTTCCCGCCACGAACCGCAGCTGTCACTGCCGCCGGCCCCCCTTGCCCTGCTCTTCCTCGGTGCGACGGCCAGCCTTTACGGGCTCCACAACTGCGGCCTCTTCACCCTTGACCCACGACTGCTCGGTACCGGCCTCTTTTACGGCGGGATCGGCCTGGTCCTGACCGGGATCGCCGACTGGCGGCACCACTCCCCCCTCGGCGCGGTTGTCGGCATCGCCTACGGCCTCTTCTGGCTCTCGCTGCTGGGCATGATTGCCCTGCCGGCCGCCGGCTACGGCCATTCCCCGGCAACCATCTCGACCGGAGCCTACCTGGCGATCTGGGGGCTCTTTACCGCGGTCCTCTTTGTCGGCGTTGAACAGGGGGGGCGAGGTCTGCAGGCGACCCTTGGCCTGCTGCTGGCAAGCCTGCTCCTCCTCGCCGTCGGTGAACTCGGCGCCGCGCCCCTGCCGCGCATGGCTGGCGGCTGGCTCGCCCTGGCTGCCGGAGTGGTCGCCCTGCACAACGGCACTCTGCGACTCCTCTTCGAGGCCGGTCGTCGCCGCCAGACAGCAACCCGCACCCCGGTCGGCACCCCCTGA
- a CDS encoding sigma-54-dependent transcriptional regulator — translation MTQKRILLIDNEEGLCRMMTAVLADHDYAVRAYTRSFEAMEEFDPAAWDLVITDIKMPGMDGMEVLQRVKERAPTLPVIMITAFATVEMSIQALRKGAYDMLTKPFEPEELLYRVKNALTQTHLIEENRELREELAGKFRFDKIIGASAGLKSVLEKAARVSVRDTSVLITGESGTGKELIAQALHYNSPRKEKRFVAINCGALPESLLESELFGYKKGAFTGAAQDRQGLLEAADGGTLFLDEVGNLPMNVQKTLLRFLQEHEFMRLGETRPTKVDVRIISATNSDLQAAVKDGSFREDLYYRFNVVNLHLPPLRERRSDIPLLIAHFIREQNVKFGTRVKGLTPEALAVACDFGWPGNIRQLCNAIEASMAIETGETITLPVFSQFIATGPPAEVTEEQEDDSDYASAMARFETSYLRELLRRHQWNVEAAAREAGMNMATIYRKLKKYDLRKEDQE, via the coding sequence ATGACCCAGAAACGTATCCTGCTGATCGATAACGAGGAAGGCCTCTGCCGGATGATGACGGCAGTGCTCGCGGATCACGACTATGCCGTCCGCGCCTACACCCGTTCCTTTGAAGCGATGGAGGAATTCGACCCTGCCGCCTGGGACCTGGTGATCACCGACATCAAGATGCCGGGGATGGACGGCATGGAGGTGCTGCAACGGGTAAAGGAACGGGCGCCGACCCTGCCGGTCATCATGATCACCGCCTTTGCGACCGTGGAAATGTCGATCCAGGCCCTGCGCAAGGGGGCCTACGACATGCTGACCAAACCCTTCGAACCGGAGGAGCTGCTCTACCGGGTGAAGAACGCCCTGACCCAGACCCACCTGATCGAGGAGAACCGGGAACTGCGCGAGGAGCTGGCCGGCAAGTTCCGCTTCGACAAGATCATCGGCGCCTCAGCCGGGCTCAAGTCGGTACTGGAGAAGGCGGCCCGGGTCTCGGTCCGGGACACCTCGGTGCTGATTACCGGCGAATCGGGGACCGGCAAGGAGCTGATCGCCCAGGCCCTGCATTACAACTCGCCGCGCAAAGAGAAGCGTTTCGTCGCCATCAACTGCGGCGCGCTCCCCGAATCGTTGCTGGAAAGCGAGTTGTTCGGCTACAAAAAGGGCGCCTTCACCGGTGCCGCCCAGGACCGCCAGGGGCTGCTGGAAGCGGCGGACGGCGGCACCCTCTTCCTCGACGAGGTCGGCAACCTGCCGATGAACGTGCAAAAAACTTTGCTGCGTTTTTTGCAGGAACACGAATTCATGCGCCTCGGTGAGACCCGGCCAACCAAGGTCGACGTCCGGATCATCTCCGCCACCAACTCCGACCTGCAGGCCGCGGTCAAGGACGGCAGTTTCCGGGAAGATCTCTACTACCGCTTCAATGTCGTCAACCTGCATCTGCCGCCGCTGCGGGAACGCCGCAGCGATATCCCGCTGCTGATTGCTCACTTCATCCGCGAACAGAACGTCAAGTTCGGCACCCGGGTCAAAGGGCTGACCCCGGAGGCACTGGCGGTCGCCTGCGATTTCGGCTGGCCCGGCAATATCCGGCAGTTGTGCAATGCCATCGAGGCTTCAATGGCCATCGAGACGGGGGAGACCATCACCCTGCCGGTCTTCTCCCAGTTCATTGCGACCGGACCGCCTGCAGAAGTAACCGAGGAGCAGGAAGACGACAGCGACTACGCCTCCGCCATGGCGCGCTTTGAAACCTCCTATCTCCGGGAACTTTTGCGCCGCCATCAATGGAACGTCGAGGCGGCGGCCCGGGAAGCGGGAATGAACATGGCCACGATTTACCGCAAACTGAAGAAGTACGACCTGCGCAAGGAAGACCAGGAGTGA
- a CDS encoding cache domain-containing protein: MSRHLFKFVNNLKLRWKMLVVVLPLVIVPIVLVGSVVGYIAVRQASLGITQTSKDDLDHMATFAIDLLNSHYQQFQVYKQDKQKIFIRDLAALDNIAYNLVESEDRQYRRGRLSLAAAREEAKKALRRVNVGDTGYIFAMTSTGDLAMHVAREGENIWDEQDENGRYFIREMARSAVASTSGEVQYIIYPWRNAVLGDRAPRKKIAAFRYFKEWDWIIAASGYLEETYEDMDFERRSFEELKAKLKSKKVGQTGYLYCMDGKGTFTIHPDAEGENHLEARDSSGHAFIREMIENKTGWIRYPWQNAGDRAPRMKIVRYAYFAPWDWIVAVGSYEDEFYREANAIKGRTLTSVLVLVLMASLVSVLTVSLAAKVLTEPIHRMIAVIRRIKQGRLDQQVEIESNDELGELAAAFNRMTGIMRRNQEMETALAQQGKMASLGVLSSGVAHEINNPLGVILGYASYLEGKLAPEDPHYHYIHEIKRESKRCKKIVQDLLSYARTPKPNLEETDLNLLLGQIADFAANHADLHHVTIERQLATDLPQLLADGDQLRQVAINLILNAGAAMPEGGTLTIRTEQDEPGRVKMVFSDTGAGIPSDYQERIFEPFFTTKARGTGLGLAITRQIVELHHGRIHLESSVGVGTTISVILPVDRDHD, encoded by the coding sequence ATGAGTAGACACCTCTTCAAATTCGTCAACAACCTGAAGCTGCGCTGGAAGATGCTGGTGGTGGTGCTGCCGCTGGTGATCGTCCCCATCGTCCTCGTCGGCAGCGTGGTCGGTTACATCGCCGTGCGCCAGGCCTCCCTCGGAATTACCCAGACCAGCAAGGACGACCTCGATCACATGGCGACCTTCGCCATCGACCTGCTCAACTCCCACTACCAGCAGTTCCAGGTCTACAAGCAGGACAAGCAGAAGATCTTCATCCGCGACCTCGCTGCGCTCGACAATATCGCCTACAACCTGGTCGAGAGTGAAGATCGCCAGTACCGCAGGGGGCGACTCTCTCTCGCGGCCGCGCGGGAGGAGGCGAAGAAGGCGCTGCGCCGGGTCAATGTCGGCGACACCGGCTATATCTTCGCCATGACCAGCACCGGCGACCTCGCCATGCATGTCGCCCGCGAGGGGGAAAACATCTGGGACGAACAGGACGAGAACGGCCGCTACTTTATCCGCGAAATGGCCCGCTCGGCGGTCGCCTCGACCAGCGGCGAGGTCCAGTACATCATCTATCCCTGGCGCAATGCGGTCCTCGGCGACCGGGCGCCGCGCAAGAAGATCGCCGCCTTCCGCTATTTCAAGGAGTGGGACTGGATCATTGCCGCCAGCGGCTACCTCGAAGAGACCTACGAGGACATGGACTTCGAGCGCCGCTCTTTCGAGGAGCTCAAGGCCAAGCTGAAAAGCAAGAAGGTCGGTCAGACCGGCTACCTTTACTGCATGGATGGCAAGGGGACCTTTACCATTCACCCCGACGCCGAAGGGGAAAATCACCTCGAGGCTCGCGACAGCTCCGGGCATGCCTTCATCCGTGAGATGATCGAGAACAAGACCGGCTGGATTCGCTATCCCTGGCAGAACGCCGGCGACCGCGCGCCGCGCATGAAGATCGTGCGCTACGCCTATTTCGCCCCCTGGGACTGGATTGTGGCGGTCGGCTCCTACGAAGATGAGTTCTATCGGGAGGCGAATGCCATCAAGGGGCGGACCCTCACCAGCGTCCTGGTCCTGGTCCTGATGGCGAGTCTGGTCTCGGTCCTGACCGTCTCTCTCGCTGCCAAGGTGCTGACCGAGCCGATCCACCGCATGATTGCCGTCATCCGCCGCATCAAGCAGGGACGCCTCGACCAGCAGGTGGAAATCGAAAGTAACGACGAGCTCGGCGAACTCGCGGCGGCGTTCAACCGCATGACGGGGATCATGCGGCGCAACCAGGAGATGGAGACGGCTCTCGCCCAGCAGGGGAAGATGGCCTCCCTCGGCGTCCTCTCCTCGGGGGTCGCCCACGAGATCAACAACCCCCTCGGGGTCATTCTCGGCTACGCCAGCTACCTGGAGGGGAAACTCGCCCCCGAAGACCCCCACTATCATTACATCCACGAGATCAAGCGGGAGAGCAAACGCTGCAAGAAGATCGTCCAGGACCTGCTCAGCTATGCGCGCACCCCGAAACCGAACCTGGAAGAGACCGACCTCAACCTGCTCCTCGGCCAGATCGCGGATTTCGCCGCCAATCACGCCGACCTGCACCACGTCACCATCGAGCGCCAATTGGCGACGGACCTGCCGCAACTGCTCGCCGACGGCGACCAGCTGCGGCAGGTGGCGATCAACCTGATCCTCAATGCCGGCGCCGCCATGCCCGAAGGGGGAACCCTCACCATCCGCACCGAGCAGGACGAACCGGGCCGGGTGAAGATGGTTTTCAGCGACACTGGCGCGGGTATCCCGAGCGATTACCAGGAACGGATTTTTGAACCCTTCTTCACCACCAAGGCGCGCGGGACCGGTCTTGGCCTGGCGATTACCCGGCAGATTGTCGAATTGCACCACGGCCGGATCCACCTGGAAAGCAGCGTCGGCGTCGGCACCACCATCAGCGTCATACTTCCCGTCGACCGCGACCACGACTGA
- a CDS encoding AI-2E family transporter, with product MKASEQFLKQRQGRVHYLLFYLSMTAAIASGLAIYFSASTILELARDATSGLLLPLLLSLIFTFLLQPAVSFVEREEISRSTAILLVYLLLTIAGSLLTSLFIPKWQQTWASIQIDLPRYTAMLGSALKELQATLLAHFPLMENYDLAGRSRRSVEQFVAQLLVQSPRQALRLGSLILMVPLFTFFFLRDGRKIMRTFIALAPNRYFEMAHDLSALVTRQLSHFIRGRILEAAIVGLVVTIGLSFTDIRYAIFLGVFAGVTNLVPYIGPLIGMVPGLLIALVDLGMGGQFWWIVIVYFLIAQIIVDNFLLIPILISRVSNLHPIWVIIAIVMGGKLYGVLGMIIGVPVASILKIVIIEIRQYRRAFALPDPVAESERHP from the coding sequence ATGAAGGCTTCCGAGCAGTTCCTGAAACAGCGCCAGGGCCGGGTCCATTATCTTCTCTTTTACCTGAGCATGACCGCGGCAATTGCCAGCGGCCTCGCGATCTATTTCTCGGCATCGACCATTCTCGAACTCGCCAGGGACGCGACCTCCGGGCTGCTTCTTCCGCTGCTCCTCTCCCTGATCTTCACCTTCCTGCTGCAACCCGCAGTCAGCTTTGTCGAACGGGAGGAGATCAGCCGCTCGACGGCGATCCTGCTCGTCTACCTGCTGCTCACCATCGCCGGCAGCCTGCTGACCAGTCTCTTCATTCCCAAGTGGCAGCAGACCTGGGCATCGATCCAGATCGACCTGCCCCGCTACACGGCGATGCTCGGCTCCGCCCTCAAGGAGTTGCAGGCCACTCTCCTGGCCCACTTCCCACTGATGGAGAATTACGACCTCGCCGGCCGTTCGCGGCGCTCCGTCGAGCAATTCGTCGCCCAGCTCCTGGTGCAGTCGCCGCGCCAGGCGCTGCGGCTGGGCAGCCTGATTTTGATGGTGCCGCTCTTTACCTTCTTCTTTTTGCGTGACGGCCGCAAAATCATGCGTACCTTTATCGCCCTGGCGCCGAACCGTTATTTCGAAATGGCGCACGACCTCTCCGCCCTCGTCACCCGGCAGCTCTCTCACTTCATCCGCGGCCGCATCCTCGAGGCGGCGATTGTCGGCCTGGTGGTCACCATCGGCCTCTCCTTCACCGACATCCGCTATGCGATCTTCCTCGGCGTCTTCGCCGGGGTCACCAACCTGGTCCCTTATATCGGGCCGCTCATCGGCATGGTCCCCGGCCTGCTCATCGCCCTGGTCGATCTCGGCATGGGCGGCCAGTTCTGGTGGATTGTCATCGTCTACTTCCTCATCGCCCAGATCATCGTCGACAACTTCCTGCTGATCCCGATCCTCATCTCCCGGGTCTCGAACCTTCATCCCATCTGGGTGATTATCGCCATCGTCATGGGGGGAAAACTCTACGGGGTGCTGGGGATGATCATCGGTGTACCGGTGGCCAGCATCCTGAAAATCGTCATCATCGAAATCCGCCAATACCGTCGGGCTTTCGCCCTCCCCGACCCTGTCGCCGAAAGCGAGCGCCACCCGTGA
- a CDS encoding Crp/Fnr family transcriptional regulator: MNPLWSNIFRKTPAEESLGGFLSTVPVFAGLAGRDLGFLENLVHLRRYHPGETVFSAGDPGSGMYVIRSGRVQIFLHHDDGREEELAQLGSGDFFGETTLTAPAVRSASVRVLEHTELIGLFRADLLEAAQKHPAIANRILFGLTRVVSERLQAAGQEISRLRLLLAEQEARLATQPAET; this comes from the coding sequence GTGAACCCGCTCTGGAGCAATATCTTCCGCAAGACTCCCGCCGAGGAATCCCTCGGCGGCTTTCTCAGCACGGTGCCGGTCTTTGCCGGGCTGGCGGGTCGGGATCTCGGTTTCCTGGAAAACCTGGTCCACCTGCGCCGCTACCATCCCGGCGAGACCGTCTTCAGCGCCGGCGATCCCGGTTCGGGGATGTACGTTATCCGCAGCGGCCGCGTGCAGATTTTTCTGCACCATGACGACGGCCGCGAAGAGGAACTGGCGCAGCTTGGTAGTGGAGATTTCTTCGGCGAAACCACCCTGACCGCCCCGGCGGTCCGCAGCGCCTCGGTCCGGGTCCTGGAGCACACCGAGCTGATCGGCCTGTTTCGCGCTGACCTCCTCGAGGCCGCCCAGAAACACCCCGCCATCGCCAACCGCATCCTCTTCGGGCTGACCCGGGTGGTCAGCGAACGGCTGCAGGCGGCGGGCCAGGAAATTTCCCGCCTGCGCCTCCTGCTCGCCGAGCAGGAAGCCCGCCTCGCCACCCAGCCTGCCGAAACATGA
- the uvrC gene encoding excinuclease ABC subunit UvrC: MSDLLDARKYPTACGVYLMYDAAGTVLYVGKAKNLRTRLRSYFSGRDERAQIRFLLGRLARIETILTDTEKEALILENTLIKEHRPRYNIDLRDDKTYVSLRLDPQEEFPTLQVVRKVRKDGAYYFGPYASATAVRETLKEIYRIFPLRHHPLATCRRRGRPCLFHQIGQCSAPCHGLISPADYQQLVKGVTDLLAGRERQVIDQLRARMTLAAAELRYEEAARLRDQIGSILQTVEKQKVVAAGGGDQDVVGLHREGGEVEVVLLFVRGGKLIGRRQYGLEWRLDEGELLSSFLQEFYGREVLIPDQVLLPFLPEDSAALAEWLGERKGRKVMVTAPCRGEKRRLVDLADRNAAESFRERGSRLDARERVLEEIRDRLHLQLLPRRMECFDISNVQGTHTVGSMAVVLDGEPAPGEYRHYRIRSVAGSNDFAALAEVLERRLQRGKAEGLLPDLILIDGGKGQLSAVAAVLAAEGLAGVVDLVGIAKSRVIANVGGSAVERSEERFFLPGRKNPVLLRQGSPPLFLLERLRDEAHRFAITYHRKLRGKGALHSVLEEIPGVGARRRRLLLRHFGSLQKLREATEEALCAVPGVPQTVARAVYRVLHPPTGGKP, encoded by the coding sequence ATGAGTGATCTTCTCGATGCACGGAAATACCCCACTGCCTGCGGCGTCTACCTGATGTACGACGCGGCCGGAACCGTGCTGTATGTCGGCAAGGCGAAAAACCTCCGGACCCGGCTGCGGAGCTACTTTTCCGGCCGCGATGAGCGCGCCCAGATCCGTTTTCTGCTCGGCCGGCTGGCCCGGATCGAGACGATCCTCACCGATACCGAAAAGGAGGCCCTGATCCTTGAGAATACCCTGATCAAGGAACACCGCCCCCGCTACAATATCGACCTGCGCGACGACAAGACCTACGTCTCGCTCCGCCTCGATCCGCAGGAAGAGTTTCCTACCCTGCAGGTGGTGCGCAAGGTCCGCAAGGACGGCGCCTACTATTTCGGTCCCTATGCCTCGGCCACCGCGGTACGAGAAACCCTCAAGGAAATTTACCGCATCTTCCCCCTGCGGCATCACCCCCTGGCAACCTGCCGGCGGCGCGGTCGGCCCTGTCTCTTTCACCAGATCGGCCAGTGCAGCGCCCCCTGCCACGGGCTGATCAGCCCGGCCGATTACCAGCAGCTGGTCAAGGGGGTGACCGATCTTCTCGCCGGGCGCGAACGGCAGGTGATCGATCAGTTGCGCGCCCGGATGACGCTGGCGGCGGCCGAGCTGCGCTACGAGGAGGCCGCCCGGCTGCGCGACCAGATCGGGTCGATCCTTCAGACGGTGGAGAAACAGAAGGTGGTAGCGGCCGGCGGCGGTGACCAGGACGTGGTTGGCCTGCATCGCGAAGGAGGGGAGGTGGAGGTGGTTCTCCTCTTTGTCCGCGGCGGCAAGCTTATCGGTCGGCGCCAGTACGGGCTCGAATGGCGCCTCGACGAGGGCGAGCTCCTCTCCTCCTTCCTGCAGGAATTCTATGGTCGCGAGGTGCTGATCCCGGACCAGGTGCTGCTCCCCTTTCTGCCGGAGGACAGCGCGGCCCTGGCGGAATGGCTCGGTGAACGCAAGGGGCGCAAGGTGATGGTCACGGCTCCGTGCCGGGGCGAAAAACGGCGACTTGTCGACCTGGCGGACCGCAATGCCGCCGAATCGTTCCGCGAGCGTGGCAGCCGTCTCGATGCTCGGGAACGGGTCCTCGAAGAGATTCGTGATCGTCTGCACCTGCAGCTTTTGCCACGGCGCATGGAATGCTTCGATATTTCCAATGTCCAGGGAACCCATACTGTGGGGAGCATGGCCGTGGTCCTCGACGGCGAACCGGCCCCCGGCGAATATCGCCATTACCGGATCCGCAGCGTGGCGGGGAGCAACGACTTTGCCGCTCTGGCCGAGGTTCTGGAGCGGCGGTTGCAGCGGGGGAAGGCAGAGGGACTACTCCCGGACCTGATCCTGATCGATGGTGGCAAGGGGCAGCTCTCGGCCGTAGCCGCGGTCCTTGCGGCGGAGGGGCTGGCCGGAGTGGTTGACCTGGTCGGGATTGCCAAGAGCCGGGTGATCGCCAATGTCGGCGGCAGCGCGGTGGAGCGCAGCGAGGAACGCTTCTTTCTTCCCGGGCGAAAAAACCCGGTCCTGCTGCGGCAGGGGTCGCCCCCCCTCTTCCTGCTGGAACGCCTGCGGGACGAGGCCCATCGCTTCGCCATCACCTATCACCGCAAACTGCGCGGCAAGGGCGCACTCCACTCGGTACTGGAAGAAATCCCCGGCGTTGGCGCCCGCCGCCGCCGTCTCCTGCTGCGCCATTTCGGCAGCCTGCAGAAGCTGCGGGAGGCGACCGAGGAGGCTCTCTGTGCCGTCCCCGGGGTTCCCCAGACGGTCGCCCGGGCCGTCTACCGGGTGCTCCATCCGCCCACCGGCGGGAAGCCTTAG
- a CDS encoding universal stress protein — protein sequence MTGFERILVVSRMTQYCREAVEQGISLARKYGSELYVIHVVHNPFGYEGWNLPIVSLEKDYQRLLAGTKADLDQLVKAAKDEGLPVTVLIREGEPTAEIVAAVKAHQVDLMIMLAHEEGRLEHFLFGRSNDDLVRRMPCSIMLVKKEPQPLG from the coding sequence ATGACCGGATTCGAACGGATTCTCGTCGTCAGTCGCATGACCCAATACTGTCGCGAAGCTGTTGAACAAGGGATTTCCCTGGCCAGAAAGTACGGCAGCGAGCTTTACGTGATCCATGTCGTCCACAACCCCTTCGGCTACGAAGGCTGGAACCTGCCGATCGTCTCGCTGGAGAAAGACTATCAGCGGCTGCTGGCTGGGACCAAGGCCGACCTCGATCAGCTGGTCAAGGCCGCCAAGGATGAAGGATTGCCGGTAACCGTGCTGATCCGCGAAGGTGAACCTACCGCCGAGATCGTAGCGGCGGTAAAAGCACATCAGGTTGACCTGATGATCATGCTCGCCCACGAGGAAGGGCGCCTGGAGCATTTCCTCTTCGGGCGCAGCAACGATGACCTGGTGCGGCGCATGCCCTGCTCCATCATGCTGGTCAAGAAGGAGCCACAGCCCCTCGGTTGA